In Arctopsyche grandis isolate Sample6627 chromosome 13, ASM5162203v2, whole genome shotgun sequence, one DNA window encodes the following:
- the LOC143920918 gene encoding queuine tRNA-ribosyltransferase accessory subunit 2: protein MKPLSIVAVRGTAGGARLLETCGPARRSNMRLLTPAPILYTKGASIPHITHEVFEMITKDEYMFHVPLLTTLQMKVGTDVQGKGLGIFSGLGESPTFMTFQDPCVVVPQAHMDKYNMPLWSRMGKKMFDSDMYMDVVESFKPDMYQVLSDGCTDAASSKKRGLKSTERSKVMFSKCLERHKGSEYLLKNSSVFGAIEGGYCIDQRKESLDHILSEVEHLSGFVLDGFDSNGPNIENIMYDSIKEIVEAVTNKLPDDKLRIVNGCWNAVTLIDLVSAGWDLFDSSMPFLVTERGCALTFSISADDVSNNAYEINLKEDRYIEDFNPISSTCKCLTCTKHSKAYINHLINTKELLSGVLLMIHNLYHYMEFFKAIRNHIETNRLHKLRTLISGQHFEHIKSCTSEVSDDEVSKKKHRRL from the exons ATGAAGCCTCTTAGTATTGTGGCTGTTCGTGGAACCGCTGGGGGTGCTCGTCTGTTGGAAACTTGTGGTCCAGCTCGTCGTTCCAATATGCGATTACTGACTCCAGCTCCTATTCTATATACCAAG GGAGCCAGTATTCCTCACATAACACACGAAGTATTCGAAATGATCACTAAGGATGAATATATGTTCCACGTACCACTTTTGACTACACTGCAAATGAAAGTCGGCACTGACGTTCAAGGCAAAGGATTGGGAATTTTCTCGGGATTAGGAGAATCCCCAACATTCATGACATTTCAAGATCCATGTGTGGTTGTACCACAAGCTCATATGGATAAGTATAACATGCCGTTGTGGTCACGAATGGGGAAAAAGATGTTTGATTCTGATAT GTATATGGATGTTGTAGAAAGTTTCAAACCAGATATGTATCAGGTGCTTAGCGATGGTTGCACCGATGCAGCTAGTTCTAAAAAGCGAGGTCTGAAATCTACGGAGAGGAGTAAAGTTATGTTTTCTAAATGTTTAGAAAGACATAAAGGTTCTGAATACCTTCTGAAGAATAGTTCAGTATTTG gtgCTATCGAAGGAGGCTATTGCATAGACCAACGAAAGGAATCATTAGATCACATTCTGTCTGAAGTAGAACATTTGAGCGGTTTTGTATTAGATGGCTTTGATTCTAACGGTcccaatattgaaaatataatgtatgaTTCTATCAAAGAAATTGTCGAAGCTGTTACT AATAAACTGCCTGATGATAAACTACGAATCGTCAATGGATGTTGGAATGCCGTTACTTTGATTGATTTAGTGTCTGCCGGGTGGGATCTGTTTGACAGTAGTATGCCGTTTTTGGTTACAGAGAGAGGTTGTGCTCTCACTTTTTCTATCTCTGCAGATGATGTTTCAAATAATGCttatgaaattaatttgaaagaaGATAG ATATATTGAAGATTTTAATCCAATATCATCAACGTGTAAATGTCTCACGTGTACGAAGCATTCCAAAGCTTATATTAATCATCTCATCAACACTAAAGAACTTCTCTCAGGTGTACTTTTAATGat TCACAATCTTTATCATTATATGGAATTTTTCAAAGCAATTAGAAATCATATTGAAACAAATCGTTTACATAAACTTCGTACATTAATATCGGGACAACATTTTGAACACATAAAAAGCTGCACCAGTGAAGTAAGCGACGATGAAGTGTCTAAAAAAAAGCATAGaagattgtaa
- the MAPk-Ak2 gene encoding MAP kinase-activated protein kinase 2, which translates to MALQQPTTERSPTTEPVTDYYDISDTVLGLGINGKVVQCVERRTGIKRALKVLRDSTKARREVDLHWRASGCIHIVAIVDVFDNTYGGHRCLLVVMECMEGGELFQRIQDHQDGAFTERQAAEIMHSICVAVRYLHESNIAHRDIKPENLLYTTAYPNAVLKLTDFGFAKETHNAAETLQTPCYTPYYVAPEVLGPDKYDKSCDIWSLGVVMYILLCGFPPFYSNHGLAISPGMKKRIRLGQYDFPDPEWLDVSKEAKNLIKGMLSVNPSERLSIQQVMTSRWVSAHRQVPQTPLCTGRLLREGGDTWVEVQDEMTRSLATMRVDYDQVQIKTLDQSNNALLNKRKNKATA; encoded by the exons ATGGCGCTTCAGCAACCCACCACCGAACGCTCGCCCACCACCGAACCGGTCACCGACTACTACGACATCTCCGACACTGTACTCGGCCTCGGCATCAACGGAAAG GTGGTGCAATGCGTCGAAAGAAGAACCGGAATTAAACGAGCTCTGAAAGTGTTACGTGACAGTACAAAAGCCAGACGCGAAGTCGATTTACACTGGAGAGCCAGCGGTTGTATTCACATTGTAGCC ATCGTTGATGTGTTTGATAACACTTATGGCGGGCATAGGTGTTTGCTCGTCGTCATGGAGTGCATGGAGGGCGGAGAGTTGTTCCAAAGGATTCAAGATCATCAGGACGGGGCGTTCACAGAGAGGCAAGCTGCCGAG ATAATGCATTCGATTTGTGTGGCCGTGAGATACTTGCATGAGTCCAATATCGCTCATCGTGACATCAAACCTGAAAACCTTTTGTACACTACTGCCTATCCGAACGCTGTGCTCAAACTTACAGATTTCGGTTTCGCCAAGGAGACGCACAATGCCGCAGAAACACTTCAAACTCCATGTTATACGCCTTATTATGTGGCACCGGAG GTTTTGGGACCTGATAAATACGACAAGTCGTGCGATATTTGGTCTTTAGGGGtcgttatgtacatattactttGTGGATTTCCACCTTTCTATTCGAATCACGGTCTCGCTATTTCACCAGGAATGAAGAAG AGGATTCGGTTAGGCCAGTACGATTTTCCGGATCCTGAGTGGTTGGACGTTTCAAAAGAAGCTAAAAATTTGATCAAAGGCATGCTTTCGGTGAACCCGTCTGAGCGATTAAGCATACAACAGGTGATGACTAGCAGATGGGTGAGTGCACATCGTCAAGTGCCACAGACGCCTCTGTGCACGGGGCGTCTTTTGCGAGAGGGCGGTGATACATGGGTCGAAGTGCAGGATGAGATGACTCGTTCTCTTGCCACAATGCGAGTTGACTATGATCAG GTACAAATTAAGACATTGGACCAAAGCAATAACGCTTTGCTGaataagagaaaaaataaaGCCACCGCATAA